Proteins from a single region of Cytophagia bacterium CHB2:
- a CDS encoding DUF4430 domain-containing protein: MTIRHTRLKWFLSLFFVLLGWSFTAAQTANEVSVTIEIFADSTNHLVATLRVPAGANAREVMDKHFKMDYADFTHRFVSGIAGFKAAAKDRKFWKLEIDGEASKVGIAEVKITKPMRLRWVMASF, from the coding sequence ATGACGATACGACACACGCGGTTGAAATGGTTCTTGTCGCTTTTTTTTGTTTTGTTGGGATGGAGTTTCACGGCAGCGCAGACGGCAAATGAGGTGAGCGTCACCATTGAGATCTTTGCCGACTCAACCAATCACCTCGTCGCAACGTTGCGCGTGCCTGCCGGCGCGAATGCCCGCGAGGTGATGGATAAACATTTCAAAATGGATTACGCCGATTTCACGCATCGTTTCGTGTCCGGCATTGCCGGTTTTAAGGCAGCGGCGAAAGATCGAAAATTCTGGAAGCTGGAGATCGATGGGGAGGCGTCAAAAGTCGGGATTGCGGAGGTGAAAATCACCAAGCCGATGCGCTTGCGCTGGGTGATGGCTTCGTTTTAA
- a CDS encoding biotin transporter BioY — translation MQSKAAAVPTREKLRLLTLTSLFTALTVIGAFIRIPLPLVPLSLQDFFVLLSGNILGPFFGALSQLLYLGLGLAGLPIFANGGGPAYVLQPTFGYLLGFPLASFVAGVILHGRFFRGFSLPERPLSRLILANAAGVAMIFTLGVIYLWLSTNFILGSALSFDKAAWMGCIVFLPSSALKLAVIIFLYRKLQARLAANASLPFKSYPKQSQAIFSENLRSHD, via the coding sequence ATGCAATCGAAAGCGGCCGCCGTACCCACGCGTGAAAAACTGCGTCTCCTGACGCTGACGAGCCTGTTTACGGCGCTTACCGTTATCGGCGCATTTATTCGCATTCCCCTGCCGCTGGTGCCGTTGAGCTTGCAGGATTTTTTCGTTCTGCTGTCCGGCAATATTTTAGGGCCGTTTTTCGGCGCATTAAGTCAATTGCTTTATCTCGGACTTGGCCTCGCGGGCCTGCCGATCTTTGCGAATGGCGGCGGCCCGGCGTATGTATTGCAACCAACCTTCGGCTATTTGCTCGGGTTTCCGCTCGCCAGCTTCGTTGCAGGCGTGATACTGCACGGCAGATTCTTTCGCGGTTTCTCGCTGCCGGAGCGCCCGCTGTCACGATTGATATTGGCTAATGCCGCCGGCGTTGCCATGATTTTTACGCTGGGTGTGATCTATCTGTGGCTGAGTACGAATTTCATTCTGGGATCCGCGTTAAGCTTTGACAAGGCAGCTTGGATGGGCTGCATTGTTTTCCTGCCGAGCAGCGCGCTCAAACTCGCAGTCATCATCTTTCTTTATCGCAAGCTGCAAGCCCGTCTTGCGGCAAACGCCTCATTGCCTTTCAAATCTTATCCAAAGCAAAGCCAGGCGATCTTCTCAGAAAACCTGCGCTCACACGATTAA